A single Streptomyces sp. Edi2 DNA region contains:
- a CDS encoding NAD(P)/FAD-dependent oxidoreductase, translating into MSEELDSDVFDVIVIGGGVAGLSGALTLSRARRSVLVLDAGEPRNVPAAAAHGLVSRDGVAPLDLLRAGRAEVGLYGGRVLSERATTATRVDGVFAVGTQGGKTFRARRLLVTTGLVDELPQVPGLSERWGRDVLHCPYCHGWEVRDTPIGVLGTGAASVHQALLFRQWSSQVTLFLHTGPEPEEDQWERLAARGIEVVQGEVTGLEIADDKLGGVRLASGLVIPVQSLVVAPRFIAQGGVLARLGVVPAPHAMGVGTYVPADAGGATDVAGVWVAGNVTDVMAGLAQAQAGGVSAAAAINADLVNADVDEAVARHRAARFQETFSAESEAKVSARVLGESRHGLDSLLPFGE; encoded by the coding sequence ATGAGTGAGGAACTGGATTCTGACGTTTTTGATGTGATCGTGATCGGTGGCGGTGTGGCCGGTCTGTCTGGGGCGCTGACCCTGTCGCGTGCCCGGCGCTCTGTTCTGGTACTGGATGCGGGAGAGCCCCGCAACGTGCCCGCCGCTGCGGCCCACGGCCTGGTGTCGCGTGATGGCGTCGCGCCCCTGGATCTGCTGCGTGCCGGGCGGGCGGAAGTGGGCCTGTACGGCGGACGGGTGCTCTCGGAGCGCGCCACGACCGCCACGCGCGTGGACGGAGTCTTCGCCGTCGGCACGCAAGGCGGCAAGACCTTCCGGGCCCGGCGGCTTCTGGTGACCACGGGCCTGGTGGACGAACTGCCTCAGGTGCCGGGGCTGTCCGAGCGGTGGGGGCGGGATGTGCTGCACTGCCCGTACTGCCATGGCTGGGAGGTGCGTGACACGCCGATCGGTGTGCTCGGCACGGGGGCTGCATCGGTGCACCAGGCACTGCTGTTTCGTCAGTGGTCCAGCCAGGTGACCCTGTTCCTCCACACCGGCCCCGAGCCCGAGGAGGACCAGTGGGAACGCCTTGCCGCCCGCGGTATCGAGGTCGTGCAGGGCGAGGTGACCGGCCTGGAGATCGCGGACGACAAGCTGGGCGGTGTCCGACTCGCCTCCGGTCTGGTGATTCCCGTTCAGTCCCTGGTGGTGGCCCCCCGGTTCATCGCGCAGGGCGGAGTCCTGGCCCGGCTGGGCGTCGTTCCGGCACCGCACGCCATGGGAGTGGGCACCTATGTGCCCGCCGACGCCGGCGGCGCGACGGACGTCGCCGGAGTGTGGGTGGCCGGGAACGTCACCGATGTGATGGCCGGTCTCGCCCAGGCCCAGGCCGGGGGCGTGTCGGCGGCAGCGGCCATCAACGCCGACCTCGTCAACGCCGACGTGGACGAAGCGGTCGCACGCCACCGTGCGGCCCGGTTTCAGGAGACCTTCAGCGCCGAGAGTGAGGCGAAGGTCAGCGCGCGCGTTCTGGGCGAGAGTCGCCACGGCCTCGACTCCCTGCTGCCCTTCGGGGAGTGA
- a CDS encoding alpha/beta fold hydrolase: protein MQPTFVLVHGAFANSFSFAPLQAELGLLGHRSVAVDLPGHGFGASYSRAYQAPQDLEGLGTEPGSIRGVTLADNAAYLIGILERAKRNGPVILVSHSRGGVTATAAANARPDLIDRIVYVSAWCPVELDVGDYYAEPEMAGVDVASLAPAMVGNPAELGLLRTNFRTADADVLAAFKAALLADGTDEEFLTFLNTFQPDENLDAGTSADRAQAATWGRIPKTFVRLARDVSLPLAVQDRLISEGNELTPDNPYDVRTLDSSHLKWLIDAAPAARVLGELAAPLGMPDGS, encoded by the coding sequence ATGCAACCGACGTTCGTGCTGGTTCACGGAGCCTTCGCGAACTCCTTCTCCTTCGCCCCGCTCCAGGCCGAACTCGGCCTCCTCGGGCACCGTTCGGTCGCCGTCGACCTGCCGGGCCACGGATTCGGGGCGTCCTACTCGCGTGCTTATCAGGCACCGCAGGATCTCGAAGGGCTCGGCACCGAGCCCGGCTCGATCAGGGGTGTGACGCTCGCCGACAACGCCGCGTATCTGATCGGGATCCTGGAACGGGCCAAGCGGAACGGCCCCGTGATCCTCGTCTCGCACAGTCGCGGCGGCGTGACGGCCACGGCCGCGGCCAACGCACGGCCGGATCTGATCGACCGCATCGTCTACGTCTCGGCTTGGTGCCCGGTCGAGCTCGACGTCGGCGACTACTACGCGGAGCCGGAGATGGCCGGCGTCGACGTCGCTTCCCTGGCCCCGGCGATGGTCGGGAACCCGGCTGAACTCGGCCTGCTCCGCACCAACTTCCGCACAGCGGATGCGGATGTCCTCGCGGCGTTCAAGGCGGCCCTCCTCGCCGACGGCACCGACGAGGAGTTCCTGACCTTCCTGAACACCTTCCAGCCCGACGAGAACCTGGACGCCGGTACTTCCGCCGACCGGGCGCAGGCCGCGACCTGGGGCCGTATACCCAAGACCTTCGTCCGACTGGCCCGCGATGTGAGTCTGCCGCTCGCCGTGCAGGACCGGCTGATCAGCGAGGGCAACGAGCTGACCCCGGACAACCCGTACGACGTCCGCACTCTCGACAGCAGCCATCTGAAGTGGCTGATCGACGCGGCACCGGCGGCCCGGGTTCTGGGTGAACTCGCCGCGCCTTTGGGCATGCCTGACGGGTCGTGA
- a CDS encoding VOC family protein has translation MSVELNHTIIHARNNRESAEFFVDLLGLEITDEWGPFIAVGPSNGVTLDFATIPEESITPQHYAFLVSQEEFDAAYARITQRGIEHYADPQRQHPGEINHNDGGCGVYFMDPAGHAMELITLPYGGRPSR, from the coding sequence TTGTCAGTCGAGTTGAACCACACGATCATCCACGCCCGGAACAACCGGGAGTCCGCCGAGTTCTTCGTGGACCTGCTGGGCCTTGAGATCACCGATGAGTGGGGCCCCTTCATCGCCGTCGGCCCGAGCAACGGCGTCACGCTGGACTTCGCCACGATCCCCGAGGAAAGCATCACACCGCAGCACTACGCCTTCCTGGTCTCCCAGGAGGAGTTCGATGCGGCATACGCACGGATCACGCAGCGCGGCATCGAGCACTACGCCGACCCGCAGCGGCAGCATCCCGGCGAGATCAACCACAATGACGGTGGCTGCGGCGTGTACTTCATGGACCCGGCCGGCCACGCCATGGAACTGATCACCCTCCCGTACGGCGGCCGGCCGTCTCGCTGA
- a CDS encoding MFS transporter has translation MTSPARRARTTPDPAVADPHRWITLIVASVATLMVVLDVSIVNIALPQAQSDLGMSDSNRQWMITAYALAFGGLLLIGGRIADFVGRKKALLIGLLGFAAASMLGGLAPNPGTLFSARALQGGFAALLAPAALSLITVAFTDPKERAKAFGIFGAFQAGGGAVGLLLGGVLTEYAGWRWCMYINIPIALPAALAARPYIRESRAEGDRHYDIPGALLVTGGLVALVDGFAQAADGDGWTAPATLVLLAAAVVLLTVFVMVEHRSTHPLLPLRVVLDRSRAGVFLANLLIGAGMFGMNLFMTYFLQVNLNYTPLQAGCAFLPFSVGIIATTTLGAPLVTRFGPKTLMAAGTTLATVGLLWLTRLDSASGYTGEVLPTQTLVSIGVGFFFLAGPNVALSAVKPHDAGVASAALSTSQQIGAALGPALLNTLYISAVTGYLASHTVAPGEGPQTVRLEAFLHGYRIAFIVAGALLAAALIALLALVRTPKTNPGAMPASSPSTEAPPPRSSEGETPR, from the coding sequence ATGACCAGCCCAGCTCGCCGCGCCCGCACGACGCCCGATCCTGCCGTGGCGGACCCGCACCGGTGGATAACACTGATCGTGGCGTCCGTTGCCACGCTCATGGTCGTCCTCGACGTGTCCATCGTGAACATCGCTCTGCCCCAGGCACAGAGCGATCTCGGGATGAGTGACTCCAACCGCCAGTGGATGATCACCGCGTACGCGCTGGCATTCGGCGGCCTGCTCCTGATCGGCGGCCGTATCGCCGACTTCGTCGGCCGCAAGAAGGCCCTTCTCATCGGCCTGCTCGGCTTCGCCGCCGCCTCCATGCTCGGCGGCCTGGCTCCCAACCCGGGGACCCTGTTCAGCGCCCGTGCTCTGCAGGGTGGCTTCGCCGCCCTTCTGGCCCCCGCCGCCCTCTCCCTGATCACGGTCGCCTTCACGGACCCGAAGGAACGTGCCAAGGCCTTCGGCATCTTCGGCGCTTTCCAAGCCGGAGGCGGCGCCGTCGGGCTGCTGCTCGGCGGCGTGCTGACCGAGTACGCGGGCTGGCGCTGGTGCATGTACATCAACATTCCCATCGCCCTGCCCGCAGCCCTCGCTGCTCGCCCCTACATCCGTGAAAGCCGTGCGGAGGGGGACCGCCACTACGACATTCCCGGGGCTCTACTGGTGACCGGCGGCCTTGTCGCCCTCGTCGATGGCTTCGCCCAGGCAGCCGACGGCGACGGCTGGACCGCCCCCGCAACGCTTGTACTCCTGGCGGCCGCGGTCGTCCTGCTGACCGTCTTCGTGATGGTGGAGCACCGCAGCACGCACCCGCTGCTTCCCCTTCGGGTTGTCCTCGACCGCTCCCGCGCCGGAGTGTTCCTGGCCAACCTCCTCATCGGCGCCGGCATGTTCGGCATGAACCTTTTCATGACCTACTTCCTGCAGGTCAACCTCAACTACACACCGCTGCAGGCCGGCTGCGCCTTCCTGCCCTTCAGTGTCGGCATCATCGCCACCACCACCCTCGGCGCTCCCCTGGTCACCCGTTTCGGCCCCAAGACCCTGATGGCGGCAGGAACCACCCTGGCCACGGTGGGACTGCTCTGGCTCACCCGCCTGGACTCGGCTTCTGGCTACACGGGCGAGGTACTGCCGACCCAGACCCTGGTCAGCATCGGCGTCGGGTTCTTCTTCCTCGCCGGCCCCAACGTCGCGCTCTCCGCCGTGAAGCCGCACGACGCGGGCGTAGCCAGCGCCGCCCTGAGCACCAGCCAGCAGATCGGCGCAGCCCTGGGACCGGCCCTGCTCAACACCCTCTACATCTCCGCCGTCACCGGCTACCTCGCCTCCCACACCGTGGCCCCGGGCGAGGGTCCGCAGACCGTACGGCTGGAGGCCTTCCTCCACGGCTACCGCATCGCGTTCATCGTCGCCGGCGCTCTCCTGGCTGCCGCCCTGATCGCCCTGCTCGCCCTGGTGAGAACCCCCAAGACCAACCCCGGTGCCATGCCCGCCTCATCCCCGTCCACTGAAGCACCCCCGCCCAGGTCGTCTGAAGGAGAGACACCGCGATGA
- a CDS encoding helix-turn-helix domain-containing protein, giving the protein MRDMKNVDQVLATVGPRLRALRQQRGITLAALSQLTGVSESTLSRLEGGGRKANLELLLPLAHAYQVPLDELVGAPETGDPRVNLRPVTRGGMTYVPLSRRPGGLHAHKLVITPSAGEPELNIHEGYEWIYVLDGRLRLLLGERSLSLAPGEVAEFDTHVPHWLGPDDDQPVELLVIFGKQGERAHLKAHPA; this is encoded by the coding sequence ATGCGTGACATGAAGAACGTCGATCAGGTTCTGGCCACCGTCGGCCCGCGGCTGCGTGCACTGCGCCAACAGCGCGGCATCACACTGGCAGCCCTCTCCCAGCTCACCGGAGTCTCCGAGAGCACGCTCTCCCGCCTGGAGGGCGGTGGCCGCAAAGCGAACCTGGAACTGCTACTCCCCTTGGCCCACGCCTACCAGGTCCCCCTGGATGAACTGGTCGGGGCGCCCGAGACCGGCGACCCGCGCGTGAACCTCCGGCCCGTCACGCGCGGCGGAATGACGTACGTGCCGCTCAGCCGCCGGCCCGGCGGGCTGCACGCGCACAAACTCGTCATCACCCCCTCCGCCGGCGAGCCCGAGCTGAACATCCATGAGGGCTACGAATGGATCTACGTGCTGGACGGCCGGCTGCGCCTGCTGCTCGGCGAGCGCTCCTTGAGCCTGGCACCGGGTGAAGTGGCGGAATTCGACACGCATGTGCCGCACTGGCTGGGCCCGGACGACGATCAGCCGGTCGAGCTCCTGGTCATCTTCGGCAAGCAAGGCGAGCGGGCCCATCTCAAGGCCCACCCTGCCTAG
- a CDS encoding class I SAM-dependent methyltransferase, which translates to MNEVVREIHAANDAARFRERLYRSKDGVWKNTANPLLAETAAHLTPGRALDLSCGEGGDTLRLATHGWHVTAVDIAPTALQRTAQLAARNGVADRVRTEQHDLAGTFPAGTFDLISAQYLQTPYSFPRTGILRQAAHALTPGGILLIVDHGSIRPWAWHTDPDAHFPDPEDIYDDLALEAARWIPQRLATSERVATGPNGQTAPVTDTVIAVRRIA; encoded by the coding sequence ATGAACGAGGTCGTCCGCGAGATCCACGCCGCCAACGACGCCGCCCGGTTCCGGGAGCGGCTCTACCGCAGCAAAGACGGCGTCTGGAAGAACACCGCCAACCCCTTGCTCGCCGAAACCGCCGCACACCTCACACCCGGCCGCGCCCTCGACCTGAGCTGCGGTGAAGGCGGCGACACACTACGGCTCGCCACTCACGGCTGGCACGTCACGGCCGTCGACATCGCCCCCACCGCCCTGCAGCGCACTGCCCAACTCGCGGCCCGAAACGGCGTCGCGGACCGTGTGCGCACTGAACAGCACGACTTGGCCGGCACATTCCCCGCCGGCACCTTCGACCTCATCTCCGCCCAGTACCTGCAAACCCCCTACTCCTTCCCGCGCACCGGCATCCTGCGCCAGGCCGCACACGCGCTCACTCCCGGCGGGATCCTCCTCATCGTCGATCACGGCTCGATACGCCCCTGGGCCTGGCACACAGACCCCGACGCCCATTTCCCCGACCCGGAAGACATCTACGACGACCTCGCCCTCGAGGCGGCGCGGTGGATACCCCAGCGCCTGGCCACTTCGGAACGGGTGGCCACCGGCCCCAACGGACAGACCGCGCCCGTCACCGACACCGTCATCGCCGTGCGCCGCATCGCCTGA